Proteins co-encoded in one Papaver somniferum cultivar HN1 chromosome 5, ASM357369v1, whole genome shotgun sequence genomic window:
- the LOC113279230 gene encoding uncharacterized protein LOC113279230, with protein sequence MCPKELWDALASRFGSIEDCLLPQLNKQWNDICFLDYVKAGDFQRDMLKLQAQLNLCGIKLTDKDLIQKTLSTFPLSSVILANQYRIEVDNKIITTFSKLINLLRVAERNNEVLANNNVRAPGKKKIPEANYGKDNKEKHPKEKRVKNVDSYSHAPHSRGDNNPRGRGQRGHRGKGHGRGGHSNTWCRDVTSGPSGRGNIVEKAHKNSMPKKVENDNAPCYRCGISGHWYQQCKASAKVAASYRKYRKSIDQEAHCVEEHDHTPDVNLTISDFQGKKNHALMETPDFD encoded by the coding sequence ATGTGTCCTAAAGAACTGTGGGATGCATTAGCAAGCCGTTTTGGGAGCATTGAGGATTGTCTTCTCCCACAACTGAATAAACAGTGGAATGACATCTGTtttcttgattatgtgaaggCAGGTGATTTCCAAAGAGATATGCTTAAGCTGCAAGCACAACTCAATTTATGTGGGATAAAACTCACAGATAAAGATTTGATTCAAAAGACATTGTCTACTTTCCCTTTGTCATCTGTTATTCTAGCTAACCAATACCGCATAGAGgttgataataaaataataacaactTTCAGCAAGTTGATCAACTTATTGCGGGTGGCTGAAAGGAACAATGaagttctagcaaacaacaatgtTAGAGCCCCTGGGAAGAAGAAAATTCCTGAGGCTAACTATGGCAAGGATAACAAAGAAAAACACCCCAAAGAAAAGAGGGTTAAAAATGTTGATTCATATTCTCATGCTCCACACTCACGAGGGGATAATAACCCACGTGGAAGAGGACAAAGGGGTCATCGTGGAAAGGGCCATGGGCGTGGAGGCCATTCAAATACCTGGTGTAGAGATGTTACTTCTGGACCTAGTGGTAGGGGAAATATTGTTGAAAAAGCACATAAGAACTCCATGCCTAAGAAGGTCGAGAATGACAATGCACCTTGTTACAGGTGTGGAATCTCCGGACATTGGTACCAGCAATGCAAAGCTAGTGCCAAAGTAGCAGCCAGCTACAGAAAGTACCGGAAATCTATAGATCAAGAAGCTCATTGTGTGGAAGAACATGATCATACCCCAGATGTCAACTTGACCATTTCAGACTTCCAGGGCAAAAAGAATCATGCCCTTATGGAAACACCTGACTTTGATtga